A stretch of Caldanaerobius polysaccharolyticus DSM 13641 DNA encodes these proteins:
- a CDS encoding spore coat protein CotJB — MDMLKKIQELSFMAIELTLYLDTHPHDQNALAHYNIITQQLNALKQSYEQRHGPFIAYGFSPSAYPWQYINEPWPWQIEY; from the coding sequence ATGGATATGCTGAAAAAAATTCAGGAACTGAGCTTTATGGCCATAGAACTCACCCTCTACCTGGACACTCACCCCCACGATCAAAACGCCCTGGCTCACTACAATATAATAACGCAGCAGTTGAACGCGCTAAAACAGTCCTATGAACAAAGGCACGGTCCATTTATCGCCTACGGCTTTAGCCCCAGCGCCTACCCATGGCAGTACATCAACGAGCCCTGGCCGTGGCAGATCGAATATTGA
- the argS gene encoding arginine--tRNA ligase, translating into MKNLIMEIKNGLVNSIKRAVNKAAFDGVISSDEVPEIEIEVPRDKNFGDFSTNVAMRIASVLKKNPRHIAEAIAKYIDEEKVEKVDVAGPGFINFYLKRDWVYDVVPVILKEGPDYGRCDIGKGEKVQVEYVSANPTGPMHMGNARGGAIGDAIASVLEATGHDVTREFYINDAGNQIENFALSLEARYLELFGRPAQIPENGYHGEDIVERAKEFKDMFGDRYLDAPPEERRKALCDYALKKNVQKLKSDLEAYGINYDVWFSEQSLYDSGKVDDVIKTLKANGSTYEKDGALWFKASEYGAPKDEVLVRSNGIPTYLASDIAYHRDKFVDRGFERVITVLGADHHGHMARMHAAMKALGIDPGRLKFIILQLVRLVRGKEVVKMSKRTGKAISLIDLIDEVGKDAARFFFTMRSADSQMDFDLDLAVEKSNDNPVYYVQYAHARICSMESILKQEGVELESVEKIDFSLLKQEVEWELMRKLADYPEEVVLAAQNLEPHRITRYLLDLAGLFHNFYNTCRVKGEEQPLLQARFALALAVKTVIKNGLDLLKITAPERM; encoded by the coding sequence ATGAAAAACCTTATAATGGAAATAAAGAACGGGCTTGTGAACTCCATAAAAAGAGCTGTAAACAAAGCCGCTTTTGACGGTGTGATTTCCTCTGATGAGGTTCCTGAGATAGAAATTGAAGTGCCCAGGGATAAAAATTTTGGCGACTTCTCCACCAACGTGGCCATGCGCATTGCCAGCGTGCTAAAGAAAAATCCAAGGCATATAGCTGAGGCCATTGCCAAATATATCGACGAAGAAAAGGTCGAAAAAGTAGACGTGGCGGGACCTGGGTTTATAAACTTTTACCTCAAGAGGGATTGGGTATACGATGTGGTGCCTGTTATTTTAAAGGAAGGGCCTGATTACGGCAGATGCGATATAGGCAAAGGGGAAAAAGTTCAGGTAGAGTACGTCAGCGCCAATCCCACAGGTCCTATGCACATGGGAAACGCCAGAGGCGGCGCCATTGGCGATGCCATAGCCAGTGTGCTTGAAGCCACAGGACACGATGTCACCAGGGAATTTTACATAAACGATGCGGGCAACCAGATTGAAAATTTTGCATTATCGCTGGAAGCCAGGTACCTTGAGCTGTTCGGCAGACCTGCTCAGATACCTGAGAACGGTTACCACGGCGAAGACATCGTAGAGCGGGCTAAAGAATTTAAAGATATGTTTGGCGACAGGTACCTCGATGCGCCACCTGAGGAGCGTAGAAAGGCATTGTGTGACTACGCTTTAAAGAAAAATGTGCAAAAGCTGAAATCAGACCTTGAGGCATATGGCATTAATTACGACGTCTGGTTTTCAGAACAATCTCTTTACGACAGCGGTAAAGTAGACGACGTGATAAAGACGCTAAAAGCCAATGGCAGCACTTACGAGAAAGACGGCGCTTTGTGGTTTAAGGCGTCGGAGTACGGGGCACCTAAAGACGAGGTACTGGTGAGGTCTAACGGTATTCCCACATATCTGGCCTCTGATATTGCCTACCACAGAGATAAGTTTGTAGATAGGGGTTTTGAAAGGGTCATAACAGTGCTGGGCGCAGACCACCACGGCCATATGGCCAGAATGCATGCTGCGATGAAAGCACTGGGCATAGATCCAGGCAGGCTTAAATTCATCATCTTGCAACTGGTAAGGTTGGTTAGAGGCAAAGAAGTGGTGAAGATGTCCAAGAGGACAGGCAAAGCCATATCCCTCATCGACCTGATAGATGAAGTAGGAAAGGACGCTGCCAGGTTTTTCTTTACCATGAGGTCTGCCGACAGTCAGATGGACTTTGACCTGGACCTGGCTGTGGAAAAGTCCAACGACAATCCCGTATATTACGTTCAGTATGCCCATGCCCGTATCTGCAGCATGGAAAGCATACTGAAGCAGGAAGGGGTAGAGCTGGAAAGCGTTGAAAAAATCGACTTCAGCCTTTTAAAGCAAGAAGTGGAGTGGGAACTTATGAGAAAGCTGGCGGATTACCCTGAAGAGGTAGTGCTGGCAGCTCAAAACCTGGAGCCACACAGGATCACCCGCTATCTCTTGGATCTGGCCGGATTGTTTCACAATTTCTACAACACC
- the murI gene encoding glutamate racemase: MDLRPIGVFDSGVGGMTVVKELMDVLKEESLVYFGDTARVPYGSKSKQTVTKYSFQNTRFLLSQGVKAVVIACNTASATSLEDVRAQFDIPVFGVIEPGAVAAVNASRNKKVGIIGTERTILSGAYEKAIKALDPSIDIKSVACPLFVPLVEEGWADTEVAYMVAREYLKPLKESGVDTLVLGCTHYPLLMNTISKVMGDVTLVNPARETALMVKERLSEMGLCAQRQAVPEYRYFVSDNPEKFEEIGKNFLKRPVSGIKLVDIEQY; the protein is encoded by the coding sequence ATGGATTTAAGGCCGATAGGAGTATTTGACTCAGGCGTGGGAGGCATGACCGTTGTAAAAGAGCTCATGGACGTGCTGAAAGAAGAGAGCCTGGTTTACTTTGGGGATACAGCGAGGGTGCCCTATGGCAGCAAATCAAAGCAGACTGTTACCAAGTATTCCTTTCAGAACACGCGATTTCTGCTCAGCCAGGGCGTAAAGGCGGTAGTTATCGCGTGCAATACCGCCAGCGCCACCAGCCTTGAAGATGTGAGGGCCCAATTTGATATACCTGTTTTTGGAGTCATAGAGCCTGGGGCCGTGGCTGCTGTAAATGCCAGCAGGAACAAAAAAGTGGGCATAATAGGAACAGAGAGGACAATTTTATCCGGCGCTTATGAAAAAGCTATAAAGGCGCTGGACCCTTCTATAGATATAAAGAGCGTGGCCTGCCCCCTTTTCGTGCCGCTAGTGGAAGAAGGGTGGGCTGATACTGAAGTGGCTTACATGGTGGCAAGAGAGTATTTAAAGCCTTTGAAAGAAAGCGGAGTGGATACATTGGTTTTAGGTTGTACCCATTATCCGCTTCTTATGAATACTATATCAAAGGTTATGGGGGATGTGACGCTGGTCAACCCGGCTCGGGAGACCGCTTTAATGGTTAAAGAGAGATTAAGCGAGATGGGGTTGTGCGCTCAAAGACAGGCCGTACCTGAGTACAGGTACTTTGTCAGCGACAACCCGGAGAAATTTGAGGAAATTGGAAAAAATTTTTTAAAAAGGCCTGTATCGGGTATTAAACTGGTTGACATAGAACAGTATTGA
- a CDS encoding ammonium transporter: MLFFILFSFNAAYAADQITPDKIAVAVDNVWVLITAFLVFFMQAGFAMVEAGFTRAKNASNIVMKNLMDFAIGSVIFWLIGFAIMFGKDVGGFIGTSGFFFSDSFKHLGLKIPLTSFLIFQTVFAATSATIVSGAMAERTKFSAYCIYSAVISLIIYPVVGHWAWGGGWLSKLGFVDFAGSTVVHSVGGWAALIGAMMLGPRIGKYTKDGKINAIPGHSITLAALGTFILWFGWFGFNPGSTLSGLDEKIGDIAVNTNLAAAMGAVMAMIFTWVKYKKPDVSMTLNGSLAGLVGITAGAAAVNTFGAAIIGGLSGILVVVAVEFIDKRLKIDDPVGAISVHGVCGAFGTLMVGFFATGTGLFYGGGIRQFLIQLMGVAATFVWTTLTVLILFSIIKATIGLRVSEEEEIEGLDIVEHGATAYGDFVIKS; encoded by the coding sequence ATGTTATTCTTTATTCTATTCTCATTTAATGCTGCGTATGCTGCAGATCAAATTACTCCTGATAAAATTGCAGTTGCGGTAGATAATGTATGGGTATTGATAACAGCATTTTTGGTATTTTTCATGCAGGCTGGTTTTGCAATGGTTGAAGCCGGTTTTACAAGGGCAAAAAATGCAAGCAATATTGTCATGAAAAATCTTATGGATTTTGCGATTGGCTCGGTTATTTTTTGGCTTATAGGCTTTGCTATAATGTTTGGTAAAGATGTGGGTGGTTTTATTGGAACATCAGGATTTTTCTTTAGTGATTCTTTCAAACACCTAGGGCTTAAAATTCCTCTAACATCATTTTTAATATTTCAAACAGTATTTGCGGCAACGTCTGCAACAATTGTTTCTGGTGCTATGGCAGAAAGAACAAAGTTTTCTGCGTATTGTATTTATAGTGCGGTTATTTCTCTTATCATCTATCCGGTGGTAGGACATTGGGCTTGGGGCGGTGGCTGGTTGAGTAAATTAGGTTTTGTTGATTTTGCAGGTTCAACAGTTGTCCATTCTGTTGGCGGCTGGGCCGCTTTGATTGGTGCTATGATGCTTGGGCCAAGAATTGGGAAATACACTAAAGATGGAAAGATCAATGCAATACCTGGCCATAGCATCACGTTAGCAGCGTTGGGAACATTTATTTTGTGGTTTGGCTGGTTTGGATTTAACCCAGGTAGTACTCTTTCTGGTTTGGATGAGAAAATTGGGGATATTGCTGTCAATACCAATCTAGCGGCGGCAATGGGTGCAGTTATGGCAATGATTTTTACATGGGTGAAATATAAAAAACCTGATGTCAGTATGACATTAAACGGATCATTGGCGGGTTTGGTTGGAATAACGGCAGGTGCTGCGGCGGTAAATACATTTGGTGCTGCGATAATAGGTGGTTTGTCAGGTATTTTGGTTGTAGTGGCTGTTGAGTTTATCGACAAAAGACTTAAAATAGATGACCCGGTAGGTGCAATTTCAGTACATGGAGTATGTGGCGCGTTTGGTACGTTGATGGTTGGTTTTTTTGCAACTGGCACTGGGCTATTCTATGGCGGAGGTATTAGACAATTTTTAATCCAGCTTATGGGTGTTGCGGCTACATTTGTATGGACTACATTGACAGTTTTGATACTTTTTAGTATAATCAAAGCAACCATTGGTTTGAGGGTTTCCGAAGAAGAAGAGATAGAAGGACTGGATATTGTAGAACATGGCGCAACAGCATATGGTGACTTTGTAATTAAATCTTAG
- a CDS encoding spore coat associated protein CotJA, producing the protein MDRYMQHGWKLAHAYVPFQTYTKSYSPEQALKRGTMFPELDMPYVEEKKRGDG; encoded by the coding sequence ATGGACAGGTATATGCAACACGGATGGAAACTGGCCCATGCTTATGTGCCTTTTCAGACATATACAAAAAGCTATAGCCCTGAGCAGGCTCTAAAAAGGGGAACGATGTTCCCTGAGCTGGATATGCCTTACGTTGAAGAAAAAAAGAGGGGTGATGGCTAA
- a CDS encoding small, acid-soluble spore protein, alpha/beta type gives MSRRRSIMSDALKYELAKELGVEDIVRTEGWGAVSSRNCGNLVKLAIERAERALAQQQQVGYDR, from the coding sequence GTGTCGAGGCGCCGAAGTATCATGTCAGACGCGTTGAAATACGAGCTGGCAAAAGAACTTGGCGTTGAAGACATCGTTCGAACCGAAGGCTGGGGGGCGGTATCGTCGCGAAATTGCGGTAACCTTGTAAAACTGGCTATAGAGAGAGCAGAAAGAGCTCTTGCCCAGCAGCAACAGGTTGGATACGATAGATAG
- a CDS encoding aminotransferase class I/II-fold pyridoxal phosphate-dependent enzyme, whose product MYRLDQNKTPLFDALKRYRERQTVAFHVPGHKHGKGLKEFTDYVGENLMWIDVNGMEDLDNVCNPVGVIKETQELAADAFDADYAYFLVNGTSSGVQAMIMAACEPGDEIIIPRNAHKSTIGGIILSGAIPVYVQPEINRELGIAMGMSVSSVKAAIEAHPYAKAVFVINPTYYGVASDLESIIKIAHQNDMMVLVDEAHGAHMGFHPEFPVSAMRAGADMSAVSMHKTGGSMTQSSLLLLKGDRLDPGYVKSVLNLTQTTSASYVLMASLDVARKQLATRGYEMLTEVLRLAREARDKINQIPGLRAFGKEVTGTPGSFAFDETKLGVNVMGLGLTGFEVESLLRKKYDIQVEMADLYNILAIVSLGDDETSIAKLVDGLRGIASEHIGHEIKNATRSPIMPDLIVSPRDAYYSRKKVVKLEDAEGEISGEMVMAYPPGIPVICPGERITAEIIDYIKALKSEKCQLQGTEDPYANYIKVLGQDYYE is encoded by the coding sequence ATGTACAGACTTGATCAAAATAAGACGCCGTTATTTGATGCCCTCAAGAGGTATCGGGAAAGACAGACGGTAGCCTTTCACGTGCCGGGACATAAACACGGCAAAGGACTTAAAGAGTTTACAGATTACGTAGGAGAAAACCTGATGTGGATAGATGTCAACGGCATGGAAGACCTGGATAATGTGTGCAATCCGGTGGGAGTCATAAAAGAAACCCAGGAGCTGGCTGCCGATGCTTTTGACGCTGATTACGCTTATTTCTTAGTAAATGGGACCAGCAGTGGCGTACAAGCCATGATTATGGCCGCCTGTGAGCCCGGCGATGAAATAATAATACCCAGAAATGCCCACAAGTCTACCATCGGCGGTATCATTTTAAGCGGCGCTATACCCGTATACGTGCAACCTGAGATAAACAGAGAGTTGGGCATAGCCATGGGTATGAGTGTGTCCAGTGTGAAAGCTGCTATTGAGGCACATCCTTACGCTAAGGCTGTTTTTGTCATAAATCCTACTTATTATGGGGTGGCGTCGGATCTGGAATCAATTATAAAAATTGCCCATCAAAACGATATGATGGTCCTGGTGGATGAGGCCCATGGCGCTCACATGGGGTTTCATCCGGAATTCCCCGTAAGCGCCATGAGAGCTGGTGCGGATATGAGCGCTGTGAGTATGCATAAGACAGGGGGTTCCATGACCCAGAGCTCTTTGCTCTTGCTTAAAGGGGATAGACTGGATCCCGGGTATGTCAAATCGGTTTTAAATCTAACCCAGACCACCAGTGCTTCTTACGTCCTTATGGCATCGCTGGATGTAGCGAGAAAACAGCTGGCTACAAGAGGATATGAGATGCTCACAGAGGTGTTGCGGTTGGCCAGGGAAGCCAGGGACAAGATAAACCAGATACCAGGGCTCAGGGCTTTTGGCAAGGAGGTGACGGGTACGCCAGGCAGCTTCGCCTTTGACGAAACCAAGCTGGGCGTGAACGTCATGGGGCTTGGCCTTACGGGTTTTGAGGTGGAATCCCTTCTGAGAAAGAAATACGATATACAGGTGGAGATGGCGGACCTCTACAATATACTGGCCATAGTAAGCCTTGGAGACGATGAAACATCTATAGCTAAACTGGTAGACGGTTTAAGGGGCATCGCGTCAGAACACATAGGCCATGAGATTAAAAACGCTACGAGAAGCCCTATTATGCCTGATCTCATAGTGTCGCCCAGGGACGCTTACTACAGCAGAAAGAAGGTGGTGAAACTGGAAGATGCGGAAGGGGAGATAAGCGGAGAGATGGTAATGGCATATCCCCCTGGCATACCGGTGATTTGCCCCGGCGAGAGGATAACCGCGGAGATCATAGACTATATAAAGGCTTTAAAAAGCGAAAAGTGCCAGCTTCAGGGTACGGAAGATCCCTATGCCAATTACATTAAGGTGCTGGGACAAGACTATTATGAATGA
- a CDS encoding D-alanine--D-alanine ligase family protein: MGKLNVAVLFGGKSGEHEISIMSAMSVIKNLSKEKYNIIPLGIDKDGQWYLYKGDTENIRPGEWVKYAEKAFIPPDPSVKGIMVIKDDSHVTLSIDVVFPVLHGPNGEDGTVQGLLELAGLPYVGSGVVGSACAMDKAVANSLFLQAGLPHADFISLRSSEAEKAVDDIEKRFGYPCFIKPANMGSSVGITKAHNREELVFGLKEAGKYDKKIIVEEFINAREMECAVLGDDELIVSYPGEIIPSKEFYDYEAKYLDGDNSRLLIPAELSDRKVAEIRELAARAFRAVNAEGMARVDFLVDRETLEVYVNEVNTIPGFTRISMYPKLMDYSGIPYSQLLDKLIELAIKRRETDR; encoded by the coding sequence ATGGGAAAATTAAACGTAGCAGTGTTATTCGGAGGAAAATCCGGTGAGCATGAAATATCCATAATGTCTGCCATGTCAGTGATCAAGAATTTGTCTAAAGAGAAGTACAACATAATCCCTCTTGGGATAGATAAAGACGGACAGTGGTATTTATATAAAGGCGATACTGAGAATATAAGGCCAGGTGAGTGGGTTAAATACGCTGAAAAGGCATTTATTCCACCCGATCCGTCGGTAAAGGGGATTATGGTGATCAAGGATGATAGCCATGTCACGTTGAGCATAGATGTGGTTTTTCCTGTGTTGCACGGGCCCAACGGAGAAGACGGTACTGTCCAGGGCCTTCTGGAATTGGCCGGGCTACCTTATGTGGGTTCTGGGGTTGTAGGCTCTGCGTGTGCCATGGATAAGGCTGTGGCCAATTCCCTTTTTTTGCAGGCGGGGTTGCCCCACGCCGACTTTATATCGCTGAGGAGCAGCGAGGCAGAAAAGGCGGTCGACGATATAGAGAAAAGATTCGGTTATCCGTGCTTTATAAAGCCTGCCAATATGGGCTCCAGTGTAGGTATAACCAAAGCGCATAACAGGGAAGAATTGGTTTTTGGCTTGAAAGAAGCGGGCAAATATGATAAAAAAATAATTGTCGAGGAGTTTATAAACGCCAGGGAGATGGAATGCGCTGTGCTGGGCGATGACGAGCTCATCGTATCATACCCTGGTGAGATAATACCGTCAAAAGAGTTTTACGATTACGAAGCCAAATACCTGGATGGGGATAATTCCAGGCTGCTTATACCTGCTGAACTCAGCGATCGTAAAGTAGCTGAGATAAGGGAACTGGCTGCCAGGGCCTTCAGGGCGGTAAATGCCGAGGGTATGGCGAGAGTGGATTTCCTTGTAGACAGAGAGACCCTTGAGGTTTACGTAAACGAGGTCAATACCATTCCCGGTTTTACCAGAATAAGCATGTACCCCAAGCTCATGGATTATTCGGGTATACCTTACAGTCAGCTGCTGGATAAGCTAATAGAACTGGCGATAAAGAGACGGGAGACGGATAGATAA
- a CDS encoding cell wall hydrolase, with translation MALGKKRMIALALILVLTLACYMFYINNKTWRVRDFIETTGYAQSRGYSDRGDVWLLARLVNGEARGEPYIGKVAVAAVVLNRVMNPSFPKSIPAVIYQPGAFESVSNGQIWTDISPDSLRAAEDAMAGWDPTGGAVFFWNPSKPVNPWMWSRVIMTQIGDHVFAK, from the coding sequence ATGGCATTGGGCAAAAAGCGCATGATAGCATTGGCATTGATCCTTGTGCTGACGCTGGCATGTTATATGTTTTACATAAATAACAAGACCTGGAGGGTGCGGGATTTTATTGAGACAACAGGATATGCTCAGTCCAGGGGTTATTCTGACAGGGGAGATGTCTGGCTGCTGGCGAGGTTGGTAAACGGCGAAGCCAGGGGAGAGCCTTACATAGGTAAGGTAGCTGTAGCAGCAGTGGTGTTAAACAGGGTCATGAATCCTTCCTTCCCTAAGTCCATACCTGCGGTGATATATCAACCTGGAGCCTTTGAATCGGTGTCCAACGGCCAGATATGGACGGACATATCTCCTGATAGCCTGAGGGCTGCAGAGGACGCCATGGCAGGCTGGGATCCCACAGGTGGAGCGGTTTTTTTCTGGAATCCCAGTAAGCCTGTCAACCCGTGGATGTGGAGCAGGGTTATAATGACCCAGATAGGCGACCACGTTTTTGCCAAGTGA
- a CDS encoding P-II family nitrogen regulator, translated as MKKIECIVRAEKLEELKDTLNSLGVKGMTVSQVMGCGLQKGKTEYYRGVEININLLPKIKLELVVKDSEVDKIIEAVIKVARSGNIGDGKIFVYEIAEAIRIRTGERGDAAV; from the coding sequence GTGAAAAAAATTGAATGTATTGTCAGGGCTGAAAAGCTTGAAGAGCTCAAGGACACATTAAATAGTTTGGGAGTAAAAGGTATGACTGTATCCCAGGTTATGGGATGTGGTTTGCAAAAGGGTAAAACAGAATACTATCGTGGAGTTGAAATTAACATAAATCTTCTTCCCAAAATAAAATTAGAGCTTGTTGTAAAAGATTCAGAAGTGGATAAAATTATAGAGGCAGTTATTAAAGTGGCTCGATCGGGCAATATCGGCGATGGAAAAATATTTGTGTACGAAATAGCTGAAGCCATAAGGATAAGGACAGGGGAAAGAGGAGATGCTGCGGTATAA
- the ypeB gene encoding germination protein YpeB: protein MSRWTRRIAGLAVLLILAAIAWYQYSDKMFYYRYLEGQYQRSFYELVDHVQSVQSNLAKLMVADSTSQNINLLSDTWRQAYAAQANLSQLPLGAISTINTSKFLSQVGDYASTLMKKQASGQKLDSKDVKNIKDLHARAADITAELQKLRNDVAVRGWAFSGNIKRAMMPFTSTNNRDIVNTGIANVEKQVASYPQLIYDGPFSAHLENVPPKGLTGPDVTQSQARTSAVDFIGSGNVRSVDAYRANNSTFASYGFVVHTAGSAGDGIAVNVSKKGGHVIWMLNQRAIGKASLALPQAEKKALDFLTKRGFKNMASAYSEKYENTAIFNFVPLQSGAIIYPDMVKVKVALDNGEVVGFDAKGYYMNHRDRDLKPPKLTEEEAMKKLSRNLKVQSSRLAVIPLENKVEVLTYEFKGTHAGDTFYVYIDASTGKEVKVLQQVKTYKGDLTM from the coding sequence ATGAGCAGATGGACAAGGAGAATCGCGGGGCTGGCGGTATTGCTGATTCTGGCAGCTATCGCGTGGTACCAGTATTCAGATAAGATGTTTTACTATAGGTATCTGGAAGGGCAGTACCAGAGGTCCTTTTACGAGCTGGTGGATCACGTCCAAAGCGTGCAGTCAAACCTGGCCAAGCTTATGGTGGCTGATTCCACCAGCCAAAATATAAATCTCCTTTCGGATACGTGGAGGCAGGCTTATGCGGCTCAGGCTAATTTGAGCCAGCTTCCCCTAGGGGCAATTTCTACTATAAATACATCTAAGTTTTTGTCACAGGTGGGGGATTACGCCAGCACCCTGATGAAAAAACAGGCTTCGGGGCAAAAGCTGGACTCAAAAGACGTAAAGAATATAAAAGACCTTCACGCAAGGGCTGCAGATATAACTGCAGAGCTTCAAAAGCTTAGAAACGATGTAGCTGTGCGAGGATGGGCGTTTTCAGGGAACATAAAGCGGGCTATGATGCCTTTTACATCTACAAACAACAGGGACATAGTAAACACAGGTATAGCTAATGTAGAAAAGCAGGTGGCCAGCTATCCTCAACTGATATACGACGGCCCCTTTTCCGCTCACCTGGAAAACGTGCCGCCCAAGGGTTTGACAGGCCCTGATGTGACCCAAAGCCAGGCCAGGACCAGCGCCGTGGACTTTATAGGGTCAGGAAATGTGAGATCTGTGGATGCGTATAGAGCCAATAACTCTACATTTGCCTCGTACGGCTTTGTGGTGCACACCGCGGGCAGCGCAGGGGATGGCATCGCCGTAAATGTCAGCAAAAAGGGTGGCCACGTGATATGGATGCTCAACCAGAGGGCTATCGGCAAGGCGAGCCTGGCCTTGCCTCAAGCGGAGAAAAAGGCCTTGGATTTTCTGACAAAAAGAGGTTTTAAAAACATGGCGTCTGCTTATTCAGAAAAGTACGAAAATACGGCTATATTTAACTTTGTGCCTCTTCAGAGCGGTGCTATAATCTACCCTGATATGGTAAAGGTCAAAGTTGCCCTGGACAACGGGGAAGTGGTGGGATTTGATGCCAAAGGCTATTACATGAACCACAGAGACAGGGATTTAAAGCCGCCTAAACTAACAGAAGAAGAAGCTATGAAAAAGCTCAGCAGAAATTTGAAGGTACAGTCTTCCAGGCTTGCGGTAATACCCCTTGAGAATAAAGTAGAAGTTTTGACGTACGAATTTAAGGGGACGCATGCTGGCGATACCTTTTATGTGTACATCGACGCCAGCACAGGAAAAGAGGTAAAGGTGTTACAGCAGGTAAAGACGTATAAAGGCGACCTTACCATGTGA
- a CDS encoding DUF1934 domain-containing protein — protein MNKKAIITIRGVHQVEDSKDTIELITEGNFYKKGNNYYIHYDESQLSGMEGTSTTIKIEPEKVVMFRHGNNGARMVFEEDKKHVAEYSTPYGEMDINVISKKLRVDFTDTSGELYVEYLLDVDDRIVSTNKIHVTVREVN, from the coding sequence ATGAACAAGAAAGCCATAATAACCATAAGAGGCGTTCATCAGGTGGAAGACAGCAAAGACACCATAGAGCTTATCACGGAAGGGAATTTCTATAAGAAAGGCAATAACTACTACATTCATTACGACGAATCGCAGCTTTCGGGTATGGAAGGCACCAGCACCACTATAAAAATTGAGCCTGAAAAAGTGGTCATGTTCAGGCACGGGAACAATGGGGCCAGGATGGTGTTTGAGGAGGATAAAAAACACGTGGCAGAATACAGCACCCCTTACGGTGAGATGGACATAAATGTCATCTCAAAAAAATTGCGCGTAGATTTTACCGATACCAGCGGAGAACTGTACGTGGAATACCTTCTGGATGTGGATGACAGGATAGTGTCCACCAATAAAATCCATGTAACTGTCAGGGAGGTAAATTGA
- a CDS encoding manganese catalase family protein: MWVYEKKLEYPANVCKPDVKMAKFLIAQYGGPDGELAAALRYLNQRYTMPTGQSIATLTDIGTEELAHLEIIATLVYKLLKGVPVEELKRHGLGEHYTEHDRALFYSDTTGMPWTATYIQAKGDPIADLHEDMAAEEKARSTYEHLINLTDDPCVKDTLRFLREREIVHFQRFGETLDLVQEELERKKFY; encoded by the coding sequence ATGTGGGTGTACGAGAAAAAGCTAGAATATCCCGCTAATGTATGCAAGCCCGATGTGAAGATGGCAAAATTCCTCATAGCCCAATACGGAGGACCTGACGGAGAGCTGGCAGCTGCCCTCAGGTATTTAAATCAGAGGTATACCATGCCTACAGGGCAATCCATCGCCACTCTGACGGATATAGGAACTGAAGAACTGGCTCACTTGGAGATAATAGCAACTCTCGTCTACAAGCTCCTAAAAGGAGTACCCGTGGAGGAGTTAAAGAGACATGGCCTGGGCGAACACTACACTGAACACGACAGGGCTTTATTTTATTCTGACACCACGGGGATGCCCTGGACGGCCACATATATACAGGCAAAAGGAGACCCTATAGCTGATCTTCACGAAGATATGGCAGCAGAAGAAAAGGCCAGGTCTACTTACGAACACCTTATAAACCTCACCGACGATCCATGCGTGAAAGATACCTTAAGGTTTTTGAGAGAAAGGGAAATAGTCCACTTCCAGCGCTTTGGAGAGACACTGGACCTGGTGCAAGAAGAATTGGAGAGAAAAAAGTTCTATTAA